Proteins found in one Methanospirillum hungatei JF-1 genomic segment:
- a CDS encoding ATP-binding cassette domain-containing protein: MTEETIRDITILPGRNRKGIEEAFDEIHIRPGDTLSIVGPTGSGKSAFINDIEIFANRDTVTGRQILVNGKLPPERYVRDPAAKPVALITQNTRCLCDLSVSDFLRMHLLSRGYMKESCIQETINLANQFTGEPITAHVRMTSLSGGQTRSLMVADAILISNTPIILLDEVENAGIFKEKVIEVLRQHHKALLFVTHDPLVSLLSDRRIVMQDGAVSKVIEPDGAEEHAIRQMLHMDGIIGRMREMIRAGELITTPVPGSW; encoded by the coding sequence ATGACAGAGGAAACCATCAGGGATATAACCATACTACCTGGACGGAACCGTAAGGGGATAGAGGAGGCGTTTGATGAGATACACATCAGACCTGGCGATACCCTGTCCATCGTCGGTCCGACCGGGTCAGGAAAAAGTGCCTTTATCAACGATATCGAGATATTTGCTAACCGGGATACGGTAACCGGGCGACAGATCCTGGTCAATGGGAAACTTCCTCCGGAACGGTATGTCCGTGACCCGGCAGCAAAACCGGTTGCCCTTATCACCCAGAATACCCGGTGCCTGTGTGACCTTAGTGTCTCTGACTTTTTACGAATGCATCTCCTCTCCCGTGGATATATGAAAGAGTCCTGCATTCAGGAGACCATCAATCTTGCAAATCAGTTCACCGGAGAACCTATCACCGCCCATGTCCGGATGACCAGCCTTTCTGGTGGACAGACACGATCCCTGATGGTGGCAGATGCTATCCTCATCTCAAACACACCGATAATACTGCTTGATGAGGTTGAGAATGCAGGGATATTCAAAGAAAAGGTGATAGAAGTCCTCCGTCAGCATCACAAGGCCCTGCTCTTTGTCACCCATGATCCCCTGGTCTCCCTGCTTTCAGATCGGCGAATCGTTATGCAGGATGGGGCAGTATCAAAGGTCATCGAGCCTGACGGGGCAGAAGAGCATGCAATCAGGCAGATGCTTCACATGGATGGTATTATCGGGCGGATGAGAGAGATGATTCGTGCCGGTGAACTGATCACCACGCCCGTTCCGGGATCCTGGTAA
- the pstA gene encoding phosphate ABC transporter permease PstA → MTTGQQTTLKFRQKRRPLETTMHIVWFICAISSIIGIFFILIFLLYDAAPAFLDIGLIPFLTGERWDPTSIMPKYGLVPLIVGTLLVTMGAMVFAVPFGIACAIFIAELASPRMRNILKPAVELLAGIPSVVYGFFGLAILVKFLQDLLSVPSGESVLAGSILLGIMSLPTIISVSEDAISSVPRYLKEGSLALGATHWQTISQVIVPAALSGITAAVILGIGRAVGETMAVIMVTGNAAIIPSPIWNILSPVRTLTGTLGIEMGEVAVGSLHYHALFGVAVILLLITLIINLTALTVMKRLKSSQTGGCSRTGVFSCLMITDRLSGIIPYLPIGVTAILGLFLLLIGLWQGAAGILILYLIARLVDRYCIRQTVQKIWFSLITIMMGIVTFILIFILYDIFSNGLPYVTLDFLTESPRNLGRGGGIFPAIIGTFYLVIGSILIALPLGIGAAIYLVEYTKENILTRFIRTATDLLNGTPSIVFGLFGFTFLVLFLGFGISLLAGMITLALMVLPTVIRTTEEALKSVPDSLREGSYALGATRWQTVRRVVLPPSVPGIITGAILSIGRAAGETAPIMFTAVVFMQRRLPDSFFDPVMALPYHLFILATNVPGARNNQYATAVILLILVIMIYGGAILIRNHYDKKIRW, encoded by the coding sequence GTGACAACTGGTCAGCAAACCACCCTGAAATTCCGTCAGAAACGAAGACCGCTTGAAACGACCATGCATATCGTATGGTTTATCTGTGCCATTTCTTCGATCATCGGCATATTTTTCATCCTCATCTTCCTGCTTTATGATGCAGCACCGGCATTTCTAGATATCGGCCTTATTCCATTTCTCACCGGGGAACGATGGGATCCGACCAGTATCATGCCAAAGTACGGACTTGTCCCCCTCATCGTCGGGACGCTGCTTGTCACTATGGGAGCAATGGTTTTTGCCGTTCCTTTCGGTATTGCCTGTGCAATCTTCATCGCTGAACTTGCAAGCCCCCGGATGAGAAATATTCTGAAACCGGCTGTTGAGCTTCTTGCCGGGATTCCATCTGTGGTTTATGGATTCTTCGGGCTTGCCATCCTCGTGAAATTTTTACAGGATCTCCTTTCGGTCCCGAGCGGAGAGTCGGTCCTTGCCGGATCTATACTTCTTGGTATCATGTCCCTTCCAACCATTATCAGCGTATCAGAGGATGCCATCAGTTCAGTTCCCAGATACCTGAAGGAAGGATCCCTGGCCCTTGGGGCGACCCACTGGCAGACCATATCACAGGTCATCGTCCCTGCTGCACTGTCAGGTATTACCGCGGCTGTGATTCTTGGAATCGGTCGTGCTGTCGGTGAGACGATGGCGGTCATCATGGTTACCGGGAACGCAGCGATCATCCCGTCCCCAATCTGGAATATCCTTTCACCGGTCCGAACCCTGACCGGAACACTGGGGATTGAGATGGGAGAGGTTGCGGTCGGATCACTCCATTACCATGCTCTGTTCGGAGTTGCTGTTATTTTACTTCTCATTACACTGATCATCAACCTGACAGCCCTGACGGTCATGAAACGTCTCAAGAGTTCACAGACAGGAGGATGCTCACGAACAGGAGTATTCTCATGCCTCATGATCACAGACCGGCTGTCCGGGATCATACCGTATCTTCCGATTGGAGTGACAGCCATTCTCGGACTATTCCTACTTCTAATCGGATTATGGCAGGGAGCGGCAGGTATTCTGATCCTTTATCTAATTGCACGACTGGTGGACCGGTACTGTATCAGGCAGACAGTGCAGAAGATCTGGTTCTCTCTGATCACGATCATGATGGGAATTGTAACCTTTATCCTTATCTTCATCCTGTATGACATCTTCTCAAACGGTCTTCCTTATGTTACGCTTGATTTCCTGACCGAATCACCGCGAAACCTGGGTCGCGGAGGAGGTATATTTCCTGCTATTATCGGAACATTCTACCTGGTTATTGGTTCTATTCTCATCGCTCTGCCTCTTGGGATCGGAGCTGCTATTTACCTCGTGGAATATACGAAAGAGAACATCCTTACCAGGTTTATCAGGACGGCAACAGACCTGCTGAACGGGACTCCTTCTATCGTTTTCGGGCTGTTCGGGTTCACCTTTCTTGTTCTCTTCCTTGGATTTGGTATATCACTCCTTGCCGGCATGATTACCCTTGCCCTTATGGTCCTCCCAACGGTGATCAGAACGACGGAGGAGGCATTAAAGAGTGTTCCGGACAGTCTTCGTGAAGGATCGTATGCCCTTGGAGCGACCAGGTGGCAGACGGTCCGGCGGGTTGTCCTCCCCCCGTCGGTCCCCGGTATTATCACCGGTGCCATCCTCTCTATCGGGCGTGCAGCAGGTGAGACGGCCCCGATTATGTTTACAGCCGTCGTATTCATGCAGCGACGCCTTCCGGATTCGTTTTTTGATCCGGTCATGGCTCTCCCCTATCATCTGTTCATTCTGGCAACCAATGTCCCGGGCGCCAGAAATAACCAGTATGCTACGGCAGTCATCCTTCTGATCCTCGTAATCATGATATATGGAGGAGCGATTCTCATTAGAAATCATTATGATAAAAAAATCAGGTGGTAA
- the pstB gene encoding phosphate ABC transporter ATP-binding protein PstB, whose translation MNEEIIIDVQGLNLWYGENHALHNVTLPIPNRKVTALIGPSGCGKSTLIRCFNRMNDLVSGCRVTGDILYHGQNINGTGADPVDLRRKIGMVFQKPNPFPKSIYENIAYGPRIHGIKNKRDLDEIVESCLHKAALWEEVKDRLHDSAMSLSGGQQQRLCIARTLAVNPEIILMDEPCSALDPIATSKIEDLIEELKKEYCVIIVTHSMSQASRVSDYTAFMYLGDLIEFGETRQIFENPHKELTENYITGRFG comes from the coding sequence ATGAATGAAGAAATTATCATCGATGTGCAGGGTTTAAACCTCTGGTACGGGGAGAATCATGCTCTGCACAATGTAACTTTGCCAATCCCGAACAGAAAGGTCACTGCCCTCATTGGTCCCTCCGGATGTGGAAAATCAACCCTTATCCGATGTTTTAACCGGATGAATGATCTGGTTTCAGGTTGTCGTGTCACGGGGGATATTCTCTATCATGGACAGAATATTAACGGGACAGGCGCAGACCCGGTAGATCTTAGAAGGAAGATCGGAATGGTCTTTCAGAAACCGAACCCGTTTCCAAAATCCATCTACGAGAATATTGCATACGGTCCACGGATTCATGGAATAAAAAACAAGAGAGATCTTGACGAGATCGTGGAGTCATGCCTTCATAAGGCTGCACTCTGGGAAGAAGTAAAAGACCGTTTGCATGATTCAGCAATGAGCCTATCCGGAGGTCAGCAGCAGCGTCTGTGTATTGCAAGAACACTGGCCGTCAATCCTGAGATCATCCTCATGGATGAGCCATGCAGTGCTCTTGATCCGATTGCAACTTCAAAGATCGAGGATCTTATTGAGGAACTGAAGAAAGAATACTGTGTGATCATCGTCACCCATAGTATGTCCCAGGCTTCCCGCGTTTCAGATTATACTGCATTCATGTACCTTGGTGACCTCATAGAATTTGGGGAGACCAGACAGATATTTGAGAACCCACACAAAGAATTGACTGAGAACTACATCACCGGAAGATTCGGATAA
- the phoU gene encoding phosphate signaling complex protein PhoU, with amino-acid sequence MTEKERSELSQIHTDACDLGTYAITMLRDSIDAFERGDTQLAQDVCNRKIELKKRFIATEETMFRHLALYQPVARDMREIVASLRIIYNFERIGRMGYDIGDTIKTLSQCCGLADPDKLIIVGRKVLSMIEDAFDAFEDRDVNRIRNMRERDSEIDRLYCEVMRDLIKRMEQKKDDVPILARYVIIDRYLERCGDQACNIAEMTIYMVTGERVEIT; translated from the coding sequence ATGACTGAGAAAGAACGTTCTGAACTCTCACAAATCCACACCGATGCATGTGATTTAGGAACATATGCTATTACCATGCTCCGGGACAGTATTGATGCTTTTGAGCGGGGAGATACACAACTTGCCCAGGATGTCTGTAACCGGAAGATTGAGCTGAAGAAACGATTTATTGCCACAGAAGAGACCATGTTCAGACATCTGGCTTTGTATCAGCCGGTTGCACGGGATATGCGGGAGATTGTCGCTTCGCTTCGTATCATCTATAACTTTGAGCGTATCGGCAGGATGGGATATGATATCGGGGATACCATCAAAACCCTTTCACAATGCTGTGGTCTTGCAGATCCTGATAAACTCATCATTGTCGGGAGAAAAGTACTCTCAATGATTGAAGATGCATTTGATGCATTTGAGGATCGTGACGTGAACCGTATCAGGAATATGCGAGAGCGGGATTCAGAGATTGATCGTCTGTATTGTGAAGTTATGCGGGATCTCATCAAAAGAATGGAACAGAAAAAAGATGATGTTCCTATCCTCGCACGGTATGTCATCATTGACCGGTACCTGGAGCGATGTGGTGATCAGGCATGTAATATTGCCGAGATGACGATATATATGGTCACCGGCGAACGAGTAGAAATAACCTGA
- a CDS encoding phosphate ABC transporter substrate-binding protein, protein MAGKTTIVSGIILIGLFICAVLLCGCTGTTETEKTTPVSTGENPLKETKVQPGAAGVLTITGSTTVLPVAAQAAEIYMDTHPGVDVQVNGGGSGAGVQSAGEGTAMIGMASRDLKKEEKEKYPELLEHQIAIDGIAIITHKTNPIASLTLDQVKAIYNGNITNWKEVGGNDASIVVIGRDSASGTREFFHEKVMNKEDFVPTQLEKNSNGAVKQSVAQTPAAIGYVGLGYIDETIHAVPILVDGKSIIPSIESVKDKSYPIARPLNFLTNGEPSGIIAEFIAFIDSPEGQKIVTEEGFVPLTN, encoded by the coding sequence ATGGCTGGTAAGACTACAATTGTATCAGGAATTATCCTGATTGGACTATTTATTTGTGCCGTGCTCCTCTGCGGATGTACAGGGACAACTGAAACTGAAAAAACCACCCCGGTTTCAACCGGTGAAAACCCGCTGAAAGAAACAAAGGTTCAGCCCGGAGCAGCCGGTGTTCTGACGATTACCGGTTCAACCACTGTGCTTCCGGTCGCAGCGCAGGCAGCAGAAATCTATATGGATACTCATCCGGGTGTTGATGTGCAGGTCAATGGTGGGGGTTCCGGGGCTGGAGTCCAGTCGGCTGGAGAAGGGACCGCCATGATCGGAATGGCCTCCCGTGATCTGAAGAAAGAAGAGAAAGAGAAATATCCTGAGTTACTTGAGCATCAGATTGCCATTGATGGAATAGCCATCATCACTCACAAGACAAACCCGATCGCTTCTCTTACTCTTGATCAGGTAAAAGCTATTTACAACGGAAATATTACCAACTGGAAAGAAGTTGGAGGGAATGATGCATCAATTGTTGTCATCGGCAGAGACAGTGCATCAGGGACAAGAGAGTTCTTCCATGAGAAGGTTATGAACAAAGAGGATTTTGTTCCGACTCAGCTTGAAAAGAACTCAAATGGTGCGGTAAAACAGAGTGTTGCACAGACTCCTGCAGCAATCGGGTATGTAGGTCTTGGCTACATCGATGAGACCATCCACGCAGTGCCGATCCTTGTTGATGGAAAATCAATAATCCCCTCGATTGAATCGGTAAAGGACAAATCATATCCGATTGCCCGTCCGCTTAATTTCCTGACCAATGGTGAGCCATCCGGAATTATTGCTGAATTCATTGCCTTCATCGACAGTCCTGAAGGGCAGAAGATCGTTACTGAAGAAGGGTTTGTTCCCCTTACCAATTAA
- a CDS encoding PAS domain S-box protein, translated as MYRVLYVDDEPGILELVRMYLESYGSMLVDTCPSADEAKDLVRKTGYDTIVLDYYMPDVNGIDFLKEVRQSGLDCPIIIYTGRGREDVVIDALNNGADFYLQKSGEPGREFADLYSKINLAIQKYYAEKRVKETTALLRSTLESTADGIIVVDSEGKICAWNRKFVQMWNIPYHLVEGGDYSAILSYILPQITNPNHFFNRTDYRIREGIRPGIDIIELRNGKMYERYSQPQMIDGEIVGKVWSFRDITAKKSAEDALRESEERFRLLFEQAPVPYQSLNEKGEIIEVNEAWVRLMGYERNEVIGRSFMTYIPEKCLNDFQRFLLDISEFGSMYESELIILHSTGREIPVILSAKMLTGGPDMGVRTLWTFTDISEQKRIESQKEEVIIQIQKNLAELAILNDGVRNPLTVIAGQAELTLGDRAGPILAQVREIDQMIDQLDQRWHESTKILKYLHRHHGVFLIHPDGDLDGEL; from the coding sequence ATGTATCGCGTGCTGTATGTAGATGACGAACCAGGTATCCTAGAACTGGTCAGGATGTACCTGGAAAGTTATGGATCAATGCTTGTTGATACATGCCCTTCTGCAGATGAAGCAAAAGATCTTGTCAGAAAGACAGGGTATGATACCATCGTTCTTGACTACTACATGCCTGATGTAAATGGTATTGATTTTTTAAAAGAGGTAAGACAGAGCGGACTTGACTGCCCGATCATCATCTATACCGGCAGAGGCAGGGAAGATGTTGTTATCGATGCTCTCAATAACGGTGCAGACTTTTACCTGCAAAAGTCAGGAGAGCCGGGCAGGGAATTTGCAGATCTTTACTCAAAGATCAACCTTGCCATTCAGAAATATTATGCGGAAAAACGGGTGAAAGAGACCACTGCGTTACTTCGTTCGACCCTTGAATCCACCGCGGATGGTATCATCGTCGTTGACAGCGAAGGAAAGATTTGCGCTTGGAACAGGAAATTTGTTCAGATGTGGAATATCCCCTATCATCTTGTGGAAGGAGGGGACTATTCTGCGATTCTCAGTTATATCCTCCCGCAGATAACAAACCCGAATCATTTTTTCAACCGCACCGATTACCGGATCAGAGAAGGAATCAGACCGGGGATAGATATTATTGAACTACGGAACGGGAAGATGTATGAGCGGTACTCCCAGCCCCAGATGATTGATGGGGAGATAGTCGGGAAGGTGTGGAGTTTTCGTGATATTACTGCGAAAAAAAGTGCAGAGGATGCACTTCGGGAGAGTGAAGAGCGGTTTCGTCTGCTCTTTGAACAGGCCCCGGTTCCGTACCAGTCTTTGAATGAAAAAGGGGAGATAATCGAGGTGAATGAGGCCTGGGTAAGACTGATGGGATATGAGAGGAACGAGGTTATTGGCAGATCGTTCATGACCTATATTCCTGAAAAGTGTCTCAATGATTTTCAACGGTTCCTCCTTGATATCTCTGAATTTGGATCAATGTATGAATCCGAACTTATCATCCTCCACTCGACCGGAAGAGAGATCCCGGTCATACTATCAGCAAAGATGCTGACAGGAGGGCCTGATATGGGAGTGCGGACGTTGTGGACGTTCACCGATATTTCAGAGCAAAAACGTATCGAATCCCAGAAAGAAGAAGTTATCATTCAGATTCAGAAAAATCTTGCCGAATTAGCCATATTAAATGACGGGGTCAGAAATCCTCTCACCGTTATCGCAGGACAGGCAGAACTGACTCTTGGTGATAGAGCTGGACCGATACTCGCACAGGTGAGGGAGATCGACCAGATGATAGACCAGCTTGACCAGCGATGGCATGAGTCCACGAAGATACTCAAATACCTGCACCGTCATCACGGAGTCTTTCTGATTCACCCGGATGGGGACCTGGATGGTGAATTATGA
- a CDS encoding VTT domain-containing protein codes for MDVTLIDLILHIDSSLEQMAGELGLLIYAVLFLIIFCETGLVVTPFLPGDSLLFVSGALAGTGILNIWVLLLIIGLAAIIGDTANFWIGRYAGCKIMEGRLSAFIHKEWLEKTHHYFEKYGGATIVIARFVPIVRTFAPFLAGIGKMHYQWFLFYNVTGAILWTGGLVGGGYLIGNIPVISDHVSLLMWVVLGICIFSIAMVIKAILSAALYDKKKEKTTGDSAADYCYRLEVEK; via the coding sequence ATGGACGTAACCCTCATTGATCTGATTCTTCATATTGATTCATCACTTGAGCAGATGGCCGGCGAATTAGGACTCCTCATCTATGCCGTCCTCTTTCTCATCATCTTTTGTGAGACAGGACTTGTCGTAACCCCGTTCCTGCCAGGAGATTCGCTTCTCTTCGTGTCAGGAGCCCTTGCCGGAACCGGGATCCTTAATATCTGGGTTCTGCTTCTTATTATCGGGCTTGCTGCAATCATCGGAGATACGGCAAACTTCTGGATCGGCAGATATGCCGGGTGTAAGATCATGGAGGGTCGGCTTTCTGCATTCATTCATAAAGAATGGCTGGAAAAGACACATCACTACTTTGAGAAATATGGGGGGGCAACCATCGTTATCGCACGGTTTGTCCCGATTGTCAGGACTTTTGCTCCGTTCCTGGCTGGGATCGGGAAGATGCACTACCAGTGGTTTCTGTTCTATAATGTCACCGGTGCAATACTCTGGACCGGAGGGCTTGTCGGAGGCGGATACCTGATTGGAAATATTCCGGTCATATCTGACCATGTCTCACTTCTGATGTGGGTCGTGCTGGGAATATGTATCTTCTCAATAGCCATGGTAATAAAAGCCATCCTTTCAGCCGCCCTCTATGACAAAAAGAAAGAAAAAACAACAGGAGATTCTGCTGCTGACTACTGTTACCGCCTTGAAGTGGAGAAATAA
- a CDS encoding CHAD domain-containing protein has product MRCDHRHTQDPAFSRYAALTMLPLLRSLQQELSGVKTADDIEYVHRARVATRRLRACLTIFSPCLPSHNVKRWRRTIRNITRSLGEARDLDVQTDFISSFIAKQCRDSCQGEVFYYSSPLADNKPDNEGNERSYHPLFFRVTEGKTGEESVSESLLSCTSFDIHRPGLECLLHRLKTRRQQIQPDLVSAVDQLEKTAVLESITTCLHELKVRAEIEDGGDVSPFSYEQAFVNIMTAISDLFWYEPWLLEPDNIHRHHEMRIAAKRLRYTLESFAGLFECGLKTEIKTFKNLQDVLGDMHDCDVWIEKIPLFIRDEKKRALRYFGNSDFFSILQEGLYKLLDNRKKKRAELFSELHTLWDSLKQEGFWDELMEKVSIPVHHSFQERSDQCHDGPVTIALISDVHANLPALEAVLADARQKGATAVLNAGDSIGYGAFPDEVISSLRSSHVLSVIGNYDQAVLVKKWKTGRPRSRDKQIAMRFAYHHLSKENRAYLAGLPREYRLRVKGTTILVTHGSPDSLTEYLVQETPESRFREIAQKTKADIIVTGHSHLPSIREIDNVVFVNCGSVGRTEDGDPRACYALLTLDPLSIVHVRVPYDIDRAIDAIRNRHLPDSFARIVSEGKPLDIVSEPEDSV; this is encoded by the coding sequence ATGAGATGTGATCACAGACATACACAGGATCCTGCTTTTTCCCGGTATGCTGCTCTGACGATGCTTCCGCTCCTCCGATCATTACAGCAGGAGTTATCAGGAGTCAAAACGGCAGATGATATCGAATATGTCCATCGGGCACGGGTTGCAACCCGACGGCTCAGGGCATGCCTTACCATATTCTCCCCCTGCCTCCCGTCTCATAATGTTAAAAGATGGAGACGCACCATCAGAAACATTACGAGGTCACTTGGTGAGGCTCGTGACCTGGATGTCCAGACTGATTTTATCAGTTCATTTATTGCGAAACAATGCAGGGACTCCTGTCAGGGAGAGGTATTCTACTATTCCTCCCCATTAGCAGACAATAAACCTGATAATGAAGGGAATGAACGTTCGTATCACCCGCTCTTTTTCAGAGTGACAGAAGGGAAAACCGGTGAGGAATCCGTATCTGAGAGCCTTCTTTCATGCACCTCATTTGATATACACAGACCAGGTCTGGAATGTCTGCTCCACCGATTAAAAACCCGGCGTCAACAGATACAACCGGATCTTGTCAGCGCCGTCGACCAACTGGAAAAGACAGCGGTTCTTGAATCAATAACGACCTGCCTGCATGAACTGAAGGTCAGAGCAGAGATTGAGGATGGTGGAGACGTTTCTCCATTCTCCTATGAACAGGCGTTTGTCAATATCATGACCGCCATCTCCGATCTCTTCTGGTATGAACCCTGGCTTTTAGAACCTGATAATATCCATCGTCACCATGAGATGCGGATCGCTGCAAAACGACTTAGATATACCCTGGAGTCGTTCGCAGGTCTGTTTGAATGCGGATTGAAAACCGAGATTAAGACATTTAAAAATCTTCAGGATGTTCTTGGTGACATGCATGACTGCGATGTCTGGATTGAGAAAATCCCCCTCTTCATCAGGGATGAGAAGAAACGAGCACTCAGGTATTTTGGAAATTCTGACTTTTTCTCTATCCTCCAGGAGGGGTTATATAAACTCCTTGATAACCGGAAGAAGAAAAGGGCAGAACTTTTTTCCGAACTGCATACCCTCTGGGACTCACTCAAACAGGAGGGATTCTGGGACGAGCTGATGGAAAAGGTATCAATTCCTGTCCATCATTCATTCCAGGAACGTTCAGACCAGTGCCATGACGGGCCGGTTACGATTGCCCTGATATCAGATGTTCATGCAAATCTTCCTGCCCTTGAGGCGGTACTTGCTGATGCACGGCAGAAGGGTGCTACGGCAGTACTCAATGCTGGTGATAGTATTGGATATGGTGCATTTCCTGACGAGGTCATATCATCTCTTCGTTCATCACATGTCCTCTCGGTTATTGGAAATTATGACCAGGCAGTCCTTGTGAAAAAATGGAAGACAGGAAGGCCCAGGTCACGAGACAAGCAGATCGCGATGCGGTTTGCATACCATCATCTCTCAAAGGAGAATCGTGCCTACCTCGCAGGGCTTCCGAGGGAATATAGATTGAGGGTAAAAGGAACTACCATTCTGGTCACCCATGGAAGCCCTGATTCGCTTACTGAATATCTTGTCCAGGAGACGCCGGAGTCAAGGTTTCGTGAGATTGCACAAAAGACAAAGGCAGATATTATTGTAACCGGTCATTCCCATCTCCCGTCCATCAGGGAGATTGATAATGTGGTATTTGTGAACTGCGGGAGTGTCGGGAGAACAGAAGATGGCGATCCCCGTGCTTGCTATGCCCTGCTGACATTAGACCCGCTCTCAATCGTTCATGTACGGGTACCGTATGATATTGACCGGGCAATTGATGCCATCAGAAACCGCCACCTTCCTGATTCATTTGCCAGGATCGTCTCCGAAGGAAAGCCCCTGGATATCGTATCCGAACCGGAGGATTCGGTCTGA
- a CDS encoding HD domain-containing protein translates to MKRSVWPVIQDYSDRLDPDPPHAQQVCRLSGMLFDDLRPLHHLPPDTRDLLKAAALLHDIGWSIADKPHHKASRDIILNDTTMNLTSRERKIIALIARYHRKSHPRPDHAVFKELCEDDKQIVSWCSGILRVADVLDRAHQNLVREIRCFIASEEIVLSCTCKTSFYYDLPVFAEKSMLLQELTHRRICLSCT, encoded by the coding sequence ATGAAGAGATCGGTCTGGCCGGTTATCCAGGACTATTCAGACAGGCTGGACCCGGATCCTCCTCATGCACAACAGGTATGCCGGTTATCAGGTATGTTATTTGACGATTTACGCCCCCTGCACCATCTGCCCCCTGATACCCGGGATTTATTAAAAGCGGCAGCTCTTCTCCACGATATTGGCTGGAGTATAGCAGATAAGCCCCATCATAAAGCATCACGGGACATAATCCTCAATGATACAACAATGAACCTGACATCCAGGGAGAGAAAGATAATTGCGTTAATTGCACGATACCACCGGAAGTCTCATCCAAGGCCTGATCATGCCGTCTTTAAAGAACTCTGTGAGGATGATAAGCAGATTGTTTCCTGGTGCTCCGGCATCCTCCGGGTAGCTGACGTCCTTGATCGGGCACATCAGAATCTGGTCAGAGAAATTCGCTGCTTTATTGCATCAGAAGAGATTGTACTCTCCTGTACCTGTAAAACCTCATTCTACTATGATTTACCAGTCTTTGCAGAGAAAAGCATGCTTTTACAAGAACTTACCCATCGCAGGATTTGTCTTTCATGCACCTGA